A window from Malassezia restricta chromosome I, complete sequence encodes these proteins:
- a CDS encoding DUF250 domain membrane protein — MSQPTSTGVQAHRGAEKLEQDTKGESGLPQPAVHSQRPNKRVLHPSIIIAIWIAFSSGVIVYNKYLLVNLHFPYPVFLTTFHMAFAAVGTRLLARYTNLLDGLANVDMTMERWYRNILPIGVLFSASLILSNMAYLHLSVPFIQMLKAFTPVAVLIISFSFGLKQLSTTLTAIVVMISFGVATASYGELEFNMTGFIFQVLAIAFESTRLVMVQVLLQGLKMDPLVSLYYFSPVCGALNMMVLPLLEGLQPFRALAQLGPLVLLSNAGVAFGLNVASVFLIGAASSLTLTLAGVLKDILLIIGSMWILGSTVTGLQFVGYGIALAGLVLFKTHKG; from the coding sequence ATGTCCCAGCCCACGAGCACAGGTGTACAGGCACATCGCGGAGCAGAAAAGCTTGAGCAGGACACGAAAGGCGAGTCGGGTCTCCCGCAGCCTGCCGTTCACTCGCAGCGGCCCAACAAGCGCGTGTTGCACCCGTCGATCATCATTGCCATTTGGATCGCGTTTAGCAGTGGCGTCATTGTGTACAACAAGTATCTTCTTGTGAATCTCCACTTTCCGTACCCTGTATTCCTTACGACGTTCCACATGGCTTTCGCTGCTGTGGGCACGCGCTTGCTCGCCCGGTATACGAACTTGCTGGATGGACTAGCTAATGTGGACATGACTATGGAGCGCTGGTACCGAAACATTTTGCCGATTGGTGTGCTGTTTTCGGCTAGTCTGATTCTGAGTAACATGGCATACCTGCATCTGAGTGTGCCGTTTATCCAGATGCTGAAGGCGTTCACGCCCGTGGCCGTGCTGATCATCTCGTTCTCATTTGGTCTGAAGCAGTTGTCCACTACACTTACGGCGATTGTCGTCATGATCTCGTTCGGTGTGGCCACTGCGTCGTACGGTGAGCTGGAATTCAACATGACCGGCTTTATCTTCCAGGTGCTTGCTATTGCTTTCGAGAGCACGCGTCTCGTCATGGTTCAGGTGCTTCTCCAGGGTCTTAAGATGGACCCACTCGTGAGTCTTTACTACTTCTCGCCTGTGTGTGGTGCGCTTAATATGATGGTCTTGCCGCTCCTCGAGGGCCTCCAGCCATTCCGTGCACTTGCTCAGCTTGGTCCCCTTGTGCTCTTGTCGAATGCAGGCGTCGCCTTTGGTTTGAATGTGGCTTCTGTGTTTTTGATCGGTGCCGCTTCGTCGCTTACGCTCACGCTCGCCGGTGTGCTCAAAGATATTCTGCTCATTATCGGCTCCATGTGGATCTTGGGCAGCACTGTCACAGGCCTCCAGTTTGTTGGCTATGGTATCGCTCTCGCTGGTCTGGTCCTGTTCAAGACCCACAAGGGATAA
- a CDS encoding DNA damage-responsive transcriptional repressor: protein MACEAIQPSYFYATDSEAHISAGPDANPSASLPGVPVFEPTMAQFADFYAFCQAIDAWGMQTGIVKIVPPREWVEALPRLRPDADPKHAHLGKVRIRHAITQHFLAAGPGRWKQTNVTRAKPYDAKQWSDLCMCQRGPAMSRIRRQVAANRAAEVAHQHSRSYTSSDAPPIDAPGKLTRSGGLSREASQRSVPKCKATTPQDWDTFDFEHGWLNEALTDAERDAGHHVSVRDWDVPSCRAIEAEYWRTLNLGMPPMYGADQQGTLFDDRTTQWNVGTLDSLLSRTLKCALPGVTTPYLYFGMWRASFAWHVEDMDLYSINYIHFGAPKQWYAIRQADRKRFESVMASTFPAEARKCAHFLRHKSFLVSPSVLASHGIQPLRLVQHAHEFVITYPYGYHSGYNLGFNCAESVNFALPTWIEIGRRADYCRCPLAQESVHFDVNAWWPTEQQSEPVALGHKCIFCPHDTSLDTLVPVPAEACAALERTNAKKSLSASASPYMAHRLCACFLPETWVDASSQVQGAATIERSRWTLKCQVCTDPADRLHGAKIQCTKGRCVHAVHVSCALNETSGWLLDICARETADQLEGVRSSSDAPEERAVVLCRAHNPHRRAIDMQRRHEAVRDKLRALAFPMPVRIKMQGAVWTVQLLGVDEAKHEVVVQESSTAAAKQVPWTCLVLDEKPSPDTHRESKKRRVHCARDVDIYEN, encoded by the coding sequence ATGGCTTGCGAGGCCATTCAGCCGTCGTATTTTTACGCCACAGACTCCGAAGCGCATATATCTGCAGGGCCGGATGCAAATCCCTCTGCATCGTTGCCGGGCGTGCCGGTATTCGAGCCGACCATGGCGCAGTTTGCCGACTTTTATGCCTTCTGTCAGGCCATTGATGCATGGGGCATGCAGACAGGCATCGTCAAGatcgtgccgccgcgcgaGTGGGTCGAGGCTCTACCGCGCCTGCGTCCCGATGCTGATCCAaagcatgcgcatctcgGCAAGGTGCGCATCCGCCACGCCATCACCCAGCACTTTCTCGCCGCTGGACCTGGCCGGTGGAAGCAGACGAATGTGACGCGTGCCAAGCCATACGACGCCAAGCAGTGGTCCGATCTATGCATGTGCCAGCGCGGgccggccatgtcgcgcatACGCCGCCAAGTCGCCGCGAACCGAGCGGCAGAAGTGGCACATCAGCACTCGAGATCATACACTTCCAGCGATGCACCACCGATCGATGCTCCCGGCAAACTCACGCGCAGTGGCGGCCTCAGTCGCGAGGCCTCGCAGCGTTCCGTGCCGAAATGCAAGGCCACGACGCCCCAAGACTGGGACACCTTTGACTTTGAACACGGCTGGCTGAACGAGGCACTCACCGACGCCGAACGTGATGCAGGTCACCACGTATCTGTGCGGGATTGGGACGTGCCGTCCTGCCGTGCCATCGAGGCTGAATACTGGCGCACCCTGAATCtcggcatgccgcccatgtaCGGCGCGGATCAACAGGGCACCCTATTCGATGACCGCACTACGCAATGGAATGTCGGCACGCTTGATAGCCTGCTATCTCGCACACTCAAATGCGCACTGCCAGGCGTCACGACGCCGTACCTGTACTTTGGCAtgtggcgtgcgtcgttCGCGTGGCACGTGGAAGACATGGACCTCTACTCGATCAACTATATTCATTTCGGCGCACCAAAGCAGTGGTACGCCATCCGCCAGGCCGACCGCAAGCGCTTCGAGTCGGTGATGGCATCAACGTTCCCGGCAGAGGCGCGCAAGTGTGCGCACTTTCTGCGCCACAAATCGTTCCTCGTGTCGCCATCGGTGCTCGCGAGTCATGGCATCCAGCCactgcgcctcgtgcagcaTGCACATGAATTTGTCATTACGTACCCTTATGGCTACCACTCTGGCTACAATCTCGGCTTCAACTGCGCCGAGAGCGTCAACTTTGCGCTCCCGACCTGGATCGAGATCGGCCGACGCGCAGACTACTGCCGCTGTCCGCTCGCACAAGAGAGCGTGCACTTCGACGTGAACGCATGGTGGCCCACGGAGCAGCAGTCAGAACCTGTTGCGCTAGGCCACAAGTGCATCTTTTGTCCCCATGATACCTCCTTGGATACCCTCGTGCCCGTCCCAGCTGAGGCCTGTGcggccctcgagcgcacgaacgCAAAAAAGTCACTTTCCGCGTCGGCTTCGCCGTACATGGCGCATCGCTTGTGTGCCTGTTTTCTGCCCGAAACATGGGTCGATGCTTCGTCACAGGTGCAAGGTGCAGCCACCATTGAACGCTCGCGATGGACCCTCAAATGTCAAGTGTGCACCGATCCAGCAGACCGCTTGCATGGTGCCAAGATCCAGTGCACCAAGGGCCGCTGCGTGCATGCAGTGCATGTGAGCTGTGCCCTCAACGAAACAAGCGGATGGCTGCTGGATATTTGTGCGCGCGAGACGGCCGATCAGCTCGAGGGTGTACGCTCGTCCTCAGATGCTCCGGAAGAGCGTGCCGTGGTGTTGTGCCGCGCACACAATCCTCATCGGCGTGCCATCGACATGCAACGGCGTCACGAGGCTGTGCGTGACAAGCTACGTGCGCTCGCATTCCCCATGCCTGTGCGCATCAAGATGCAGGGCGCCGTGTGGACGGTACAGCTTCTGGGTGTGGACGAGGCAAAGCACGAGGTGGTGGTGCAGGAATCGTCCACAGCCGCCGCCAAGCAGGTACCATGGACATGCcttgtgctggacgaaAAGCCCAGTCCTGACACGCACCGCGAATCCAAGAAACGACGAGTGCATTGTGCGCGTGATGTGGATATCTACGAAAATTAA
- a CDS encoding seryl-tRNA synthetase: MAFLLRHGRWGVACPRFVRAYAQRVAQYRPLPDPSVAWRADEAEEARRVALQRHMPFAEADAVALPAMHASLAHMRAERTKLENEQQHIGATIPRLAQSQGDPERLMQLRGRARELRTVLRELSQRIDDASARSLEIRSAWPNRMHPDVPIGPESASRVVVVHDARAGASALPGVSLPCSQHEFDACMEQALVPRPERDHLSLAHAMPDGGVDMAAGLTTTGPSWPYLIGTLSMLEHALCQYALHVAQKHGFVPVSVPDVVKTDIAERCGFRPRDEAAAQTYFVDTRRDVSDAAGLCLAGTAEIPLAALVAKHTYDARGPSGTGDVRHMALPIRLTALGHAFRAEAGARGADTRGLYRIHQFSKVELFAVTTPDESDRMLESLREVQQDMVEGLGLLYRVLDMSSEELGASAYRKYDIEAWMPGRGAWGEICSASNCTDYQARRLAIKYRDAESGKNTYAHTLNATAAAIPRLQLALLETYASTRLALPSTLRPFWLGGPKDPRVEWIDLRAPSTIARAHAQLRAIAQRTGAKPAPLLLAFAILHELTALVPLFVLAFVLTTLGAGDAILRSIDAAIQHVAPSEHDRLSAWIDRGSHMARRLSHRLGTDASANPAAWLTSLTASYVVVKLLLPVRIAASLALAPVTARAMVRCWRRT; this comes from the coding sequence atggcCTTCCTCCTCAGGCACGGGCGGTGGGGCGTGGCGTGCCCCCGATTCGTGCGTGCGTACGCCCAGCGTGTGGCGCAGTATAGGCCGCTGCCTGACCCGAGTGTTGCGTGGCGTGCGGACGAAGCGGAggaggcgcggcgcgtcgcgctccagcggcacatgccgtttgccgaggcggatgctgtggcgctgcctgcgatgcacgcctcgctcgcgcatatgcgcgccgagcgcacgaaACTCGAGAATGAGCAGCAACACATCGGAGCTACGATACCAAGGCTGGCGCAGTCCCAGGGCGATCCTGAGCGCCTCATGCAGCTtcgtggacgtgcgcgGGAGCTGCGGACGgtgctgcgtgagctcagtcagcgcatcgacgatgcgagtgcgcgctcgctcgagATCCGCTCGGCGTGGCCGAACCGCATGCATCCCGACGTGCCGATCGGGCCCGAGTCGGCCTCGCGTGTCGTggtcgtgcacgatgcacGGGCGGGTGCCTCGGCGCTCCCTGGCGTCTCCCTGCCGTGCTCGCAGCACGAGTTTGATGCGTGCATGGAGCAGGCCCTCGTGCCGCGGCCTGAGCGTGATCACCTATCTCTCGCCCATGCTATGCCggacggcggcgtcgatATGGCGGCCGGCCTCACGACGACTGGCCCATCGTGGCCGTACCTGATCGGCACGCTGTcgatgctcgagcatgcgctgtGCCAGTATGCGCTACATGTGGCGCAGAAGCATGGATTTGTGCCCGTGTCCGTGCCGGACGTCGTCAAGACGGATATAGCCGAGCGGTGCGGATTCCGACCGCGTGAcgaagcggcggcgcagacgTACTTTGTCGAtacgcggcgcgacgtgagCGACGCGGCGGGCCTGTGTCTGGCAGGCACGGCTGAGATCCCACTGGCGGCCCTCGTCGCGAAGCACAcgtacgatgcgcgcgGTCCCTCCGGCAcgggcgacgtgcggcacatggcgctgcCGATCCGCCTCACGGCCCTGGGCCATGCGTTTCGCGCGGAAGCGGGCGCTCGTGGTGCAGATACGCGCGGACTCTACCGCATCCACCAGTTCTCGAAAGTCGAGCTCTTTGCCGTGACGACGCCGGACGAGAGCGATCGGatgctcgagtcgctgcgtGAGGTCCAGCAGGACATGGTCGAGGGCCTGGGCCTGCTGTATCGCGTGCTGGACATGTCGTCGGAGGAGCTCGGCGCGAGTGCGTACCGCAAGTACGATATCGAGGCGTGGATGCCGGGCCGCGGAGCGTGGGGCGAAATATGCTCGGCGTCCAACTGCACGGACTACCAGGCGCGGCGACTCGCGATCAAGTACCGCGACGCCGAGAGCGGCAAGAACACGTACGCCCACACGCTCAACGCAACGGCCGCCGCGATTCCGCGtctgcagctcgcgctcctcgagaCGTACGcctcgacgcgcctcgccctGCCATCGACGCTTCGTCCGTTCTGGCTCGGCGGACCGAAGGACCCGCGTGTCGAGTGGATCGATctgcgcgcgccatcgaccatcgctcgcgcacacgcgcagctgcgtgccatCGCACAGCGCACCGGCGCGAAGCCTGCGCCCCTCCTCCTCGCCTTTGCGatcctgcacgagctgaCGGCACTCGTGCCCCTCTTTGTGCTCGCGTTCGTGCTCACCACGCTCGGAGCCGGCGACGCGATCCTCAGGAGCATCGACGCGGCCATTCAGCacgtggcgccgtcggaGCACGACCGCCTCTCGGCGTGGATCGACCGTGGATCGCAcatggcacggcgcctgtcccaccgcctcggcacAGACGCATCGGCGAACCCGGCGGCCTGGCTCACGAGCCTCACGGCCTCGTACGTCGTCGTCAAGCTGCTCCTGCCCGTCCGCATCGCCGCCTCCCTCGCCCTCGCACCCGTCACCGCCCGCGCCATGGTCCGGTGCTGGCGGCGTACATAG